The Pseudomonas oryzicola genomic sequence GCGCGGGGTTGCAGGCCTGCGGCTTGCTCGCCTTCAGCCAGGGCCCGGTATTCCTTGCGTAGCGCCTGCAGCTTCTTGCTGTCCATGTCTTCCAGGTCGAGGACCGACATCTCGGTATGCTTGGTCGCACGGATCAGCTCGTCTAGCTTGACGTGAATGATGTCGTTGTCGCGGTTCTGGGTGTTCTGGATCAGGAACACCATCAGGAAGGTGATAATGGTGGTGGAGGTATTGATGATCAGCTGCCAGGTATCGTTGTAATGGAACCACGGCCCGGTGAGGCCCCATATCACGATGAGCAGCAAGGCGATGAGGAAGGTCTGGGGGCGTCCGGCGTGGTTGGACAACCATTGGCAGAATTGGGCGAATTTCATGATCTCGTCTCCAGGTGCGCCTGTAGCTTGGGACCCTGGCAACGGTCGGGAAGTTGTTTTTTTCCGTAGGCCCAGGACGCACGGTCTGCCGCGTTGAAGTTGAACGTCACACCACGACGGTGCTCTTACATGCAAAGGGTACAGTGAGGGCTTCTTGATGAGCATTGAACGCAGCATCCCCGAGCTTGCGGCCTGGTATGCCCAGTACGACGACATCAGTTACCGGCGCGAGTCACCGGACGCCTACCACCACGAACTGGTTCGCACCGCTGAAGCCCT encodes the following:
- a CDS encoding low affinity iron permease family protein, with product MKFAQFCQWLSNHAGRPQTFLIALLLIVIWGLTGPWFHYNDTWQLIINTSTTIITFLMVFLIQNTQNRDNDIIHVKLDELIRATKHTEMSVLDLEDMDSKKLQALRKEYRALAEGEQAAGLQPRADQEEEPDQRMGDQQR